The Zingiber officinale cultivar Zhangliang unplaced genomic scaffold, Zo_v1.1 ctg243, whole genome shotgun sequence genome has a segment encoding these proteins:
- the LOC122037190 gene encoding uncharacterized protein LOC122037190 isoform X2 — protein sequence MGIGDKVEFVRRMKDVFMWILKRHDHRAEIYRVKVVAGRIVPFTQQRFTPPCKMKVLASSAVSWYSCFIVLSGYQETLHMSHDTEICLLR from the exons ATGGGCATCGGAGACAAG GTTGAGTTCGTACGACGAATGAAGgacgtgttcatgtggatattgAAGAGACACGATCATCGCGCTGAGATCTATCGAGTCAAAGTTGTTGCCGGGAGGATTGTACCATTCACGCAACAGAG GTTTACGCCACCGTGCAAGATGAAGGTTCTCGCAAGCAGTGCAGTAAG TTGGTACAGCTGCTTCATTGTGCTTAGTGGCTATCAGGAGACACTTCACATGAGCCATGACACTGAGATCTGTCTTTTGCGTTGA
- the LOC122037190 gene encoding uncharacterized protein LOC122037190 isoform X1, with protein sequence MMEAIGMRAHVRVDYLEVEFVRRMKDVFMWILKRHDHRAEIYRVKVVAGRIVPFTQQRFTPPCKMKVLASSAVSWYSCFIVLSGYQETLHMSHDTEICLLR encoded by the exons ATGATGGAGGCAATTGGGATGAGGGCTCATGTTAGAGTTGATTATTTGGAG GTTGAGTTCGTACGACGAATGAAGgacgtgttcatgtggatattgAAGAGACACGATCATCGCGCTGAGATCTATCGAGTCAAAGTTGTTGCCGGGAGGATTGTACCATTCACGCAACAGAG GTTTACGCCACCGTGCAAGATGAAGGTTCTCGCAAGCAGTGCAGTAAG TTGGTACAGCTGCTTCATTGTGCTTAGTGGCTATCAGGAGACACTTCACATGAGCCATGACACTGAGATCTGTCTTTTGCGTTGA